From one Microlunatus sp. Gsoil 973 genomic stretch:
- a CDS encoding NAD(P)/FAD-dependent oxidoreductase, which produces MPSLKTSHRVVVIGGGYAGTAAANRLRSRRDVEVTLVNPRPQFVERIRLHQLVADSGAATADFGGLLADGVRLVVDTATRIDTAGRRVELASGDPIGYDYLVYAVGSTAGTAAGVAGAAEHAWRIAEYDHAVRLRAAVRDLPADAPLVVVGGGLTAIETAAELAGAGRHVALVTGRAHLPSLSEKARQEVGRQLAALGVDQRGGVSVVEVASDRVLLSDQTSIRSALTIWAAGFGIPDLARRSGLATDPAGRLITDRTLTSVDDPRIVAAGDSAAPDGLPLRMSCQAAIPLGLQAARTVLSRLDGRRPDAVDQGFLATCISLGRDRGVVQLSRIDDSPRGAVVPGRAGAIIKELICRSTVGGLRFEARRPGGLPWIRGSKAEARATARV; this is translated from the coding sequence ATGCCAAGCCTGAAAACCTCCCATCGCGTTGTCGTCATCGGCGGCGGCTACGCCGGTACGGCGGCCGCCAACCGGCTGCGTTCCCGGCGTGATGTCGAGGTCACCCTCGTCAATCCCCGCCCGCAGTTCGTCGAGCGGATCCGGCTGCACCAGTTGGTCGCCGATTCCGGGGCCGCGACGGCCGATTTCGGCGGCCTGCTGGCCGACGGCGTACGGCTGGTGGTCGACACCGCGACCCGGATCGACACGGCGGGCCGGAGGGTCGAACTGGCCTCCGGCGATCCGATCGGTTACGACTACCTGGTGTACGCGGTGGGCAGCACCGCGGGAACAGCGGCCGGGGTCGCCGGCGCCGCCGAACATGCCTGGCGGATCGCCGAGTACGACCACGCCGTCCGGCTCCGGGCCGCTGTCCGGGACCTGCCCGCCGATGCTCCGCTGGTGGTTGTCGGTGGCGGGCTCACCGCGATCGAGACGGCCGCCGAGCTCGCCGGTGCCGGTCGGCACGTCGCCCTGGTCACCGGACGGGCCCATCTGCCGTCATTGAGCGAGAAGGCTCGACAGGAGGTGGGTCGCCAGCTGGCCGCACTGGGTGTCGATCAGCGAGGCGGTGTGTCGGTGGTCGAGGTCGCTTCGGACCGGGTGCTGCTCTCCGATCAGACCTCGATCCGCAGCGCTCTGACGATCTGGGCGGCCGGCTTCGGCATCCCCGACCTGGCCCGACGCAGCGGACTCGCGACCGACCCCGCCGGCCGGCTGATCACCGACCGGACCCTGACCAGCGTCGACGATCCGCGGATCGTTGCCGCCGGCGACAGTGCCGCGCCGGACGGGCTGCCGTTGCGGATGAGCTGCCAGGCCGCCATCCCGCTCGGCCTGCAGGCGGCGCGGACAGTGCTCAGTCGGCTCGACGGCCGCCGGCCTGATGCGGTCGACCAGGGATTCCTGGCCACCTGCATCTCCCTCGGCCGGGACCGGGGCGTGGTGCAGCTGTCCCGTATCGACGACAGCCCGCGCGGCGCGGTCGTGCCCGGTCGTGCCGGGGCGATCATCAAGGAGCTGATCTGTCGATCAACCGTCGGCGGCCTCCGCTTCGAGGCCCGCAGACCGGGCGGGCTGCCGTGGATCCGCGGGTCAAAGGCCGAGGCCCGCGCGACCGCCCGGGTCTGA
- a CDS encoding NAD(P)-dependent alcohol dehydrogenase yields the protein MSTAHAFAAPSATEPLSKITIERRKIGPKDVLIDIAYCGICHSDIHTVRGEWGDIPYPLVPGHEIVGTVAAVGSEVTRHRVGDRVGVGCMVNSCGECENCLAGEEQHCLQGNVGTYASIDRDGTVTQGGYSTQVVVVEDFVLRIPDRIDPAAAAPLLCAGITTYSPLRHWGAGPGKKVAVIGLGGLGHMAVKLAAAMGAEVTVLSQSLKKQEDGLRLGAKAYYATSDPDTFDKLSHSFDLIINTVSAPVDINAFLGLLRLNGTLVIVGAPPQPLPVQAFALMNSRASFAGSNIGGIAETQEMLDFCAEHGLAADIETIGADKINEAYERVLASDVRYRFVIDIDTLR from the coding sequence ATGTCCACCGCACACGCGTTTGCTGCACCCTCGGCCACCGAGCCCCTCTCCAAGATCACCATCGAGCGCCGCAAGATCGGGCCGAAGGACGTCCTGATCGACATCGCCTACTGCGGCATCTGCCACTCCGACATCCACACCGTCCGGGGCGAGTGGGGCGACATCCCCTATCCGCTGGTTCCCGGCCACGAGATCGTCGGAACGGTCGCTGCGGTCGGCTCTGAGGTGACCAGACACCGGGTCGGCGACCGGGTCGGCGTCGGCTGCATGGTCAATTCCTGCGGTGAATGCGAGAACTGCTTGGCCGGTGAGGAACAGCACTGTCTGCAGGGCAATGTCGGCACGTACGCCTCCATCGACCGGGACGGCACCGTCACCCAGGGCGGCTACAGCACCCAGGTCGTCGTGGTCGAGGACTTCGTGCTGCGAATCCCCGACCGCATCGATCCCGCGGCGGCCGCACCGCTGCTGTGCGCCGGCATCACCACCTATTCTCCGCTGCGGCACTGGGGTGCCGGTCCGGGCAAGAAGGTCGCGGTGATCGGGCTGGGCGGGCTCGGGCACATGGCCGTCAAGCTGGCCGCCGCGATGGGTGCCGAGGTCACCGTGTTGTCCCAGTCGTTGAAGAAGCAGGAGGACGGACTCCGGCTGGGCGCCAAGGCCTACTACGCGACCAGCGATCCGGACACCTTCGACAAGCTGAGCCACAGCTTCGATCTGATCATCAACACCGTCAGCGCACCGGTCGACATCAACGCGTTCCTCGGCCTGCTTCGGCTGAACGGCACGCTGGTCATCGTCGGCGCTCCGCCGCAGCCGCTGCCGGTCCAGGCGTTCGCGCTGATGAACAGCCGTGCGTCGTTCGCCGGGTCGAACATCGGCGGCATCGCCGAGACCCAGGAGATGCTCGACTTCTGCGCCGAACACGGGCTGGCCGCCGACATCGAGACGATCGGCGCGGACAAGATCAACGAGGCGTACGAGCGAGTGCTGGCCTCCGACGTCCGCTACCGATTCGTGATCGACATCGACACCCTGCGCTGA
- a CDS encoding DUF1697 domain-containing protein → MTPKMTTYAVLLRGINLGKRRIPMPELKALAVDLGYQGVSTYIASGNLILSTDRAPEKVAAELDRAVADRYGFDVDCAVRSAAELSAVVEHNPFPDGDPKQVTVGFADGPIDSAASDRLAALATPDERFRIDGSEVYVDFAGGLARSRLATQLGKAVGRPLTARNIRTVQKLCELAGG, encoded by the coding sequence GTGACGCCGAAGATGACGACCTATGCGGTGCTGCTGCGCGGGATCAACCTGGGCAAGCGCCGGATCCCGATGCCCGAGCTGAAGGCGCTCGCCGTCGACCTCGGGTATCAGGGGGTGAGCACCTACATCGCCAGCGGGAACCTGATCCTGTCCACAGACCGGGCGCCGGAGAAGGTGGCGGCCGAACTCGACCGGGCGGTCGCCGACCGCTACGGCTTCGATGTCGACTGTGCCGTGCGGAGCGCCGCCGAGTTGTCGGCCGTGGTCGAGCACAATCCGTTCCCCGACGGCGACCCGAAGCAGGTCACCGTTGGGTTCGCCGACGGGCCGATCGACAGTGCCGCCTCGGACCGGCTCGCGGCGCTGGCTACGCCGGACGAACGGTTCCGGATCGACGGCAGCGAGGTGTACGTCGACTTCGCCGGGGGACTGGCGCGCAGCAGGCTGGCGACCCAGCTGGGCAAGGCTGTTGGCCGGCCGCTCACCGCCCGGAACATCCGTACCGTGCAGAAACTGTGCGAACTCGCCGGGGGTTGA
- the dnaE gene encoding DNA polymerase III subunit alpha — MSPSAGRDSFVHLHVHSEYSMLDGAARIADLMDGCQQMAMPAIGLTDHGYLFGAHEFHTAATRVGVKPIIGLEAYVTPKTHRSERKRVRWGDGGSDDVSGGGAYTHMTLWAETTEGMHNLFRLGTRSSTEGYFYKPRADRELLNEYARGMIASTGCPSGEVQTYLRLGKYDDALASAAEFRDIFGAGNYYVELMDHGLAIERRVREDLLRIARDLKLPLVATNDLHYAHAEDADAHEVLLCVQSGSTMADANRFKLDGGGYYLKSPAEMRELFRELPEACDSTLEIAERCNVEFTHGEGRYMPRYPVPQGHDETSWFLHEVEEGLKFRYPEGIAPEVRQRAEFESEVIIGKGFPGYYLVVADFMQWAKDRGIRTGVRGSGAGSLCAYAMRITDLDPLQYKLTFERFLNPERESLPDFDVDFDERRRGEVIRYVTEKYGSERVAQIVTYGTIKAKQAVKDASRVLGYPFAVGEKLTKAMPPPVMGKDIALPKLFDRNHDRYSEGGEFRALYESDPDAKKVVDTAMGIEGLKRQWGVHAAGVIMSSEPLIDIVPLMRREQDGAIITQFDYAYALEPLGLVKMDFLGLRNLTILGDAVENVKLNRGVDIDLDALGKDPTDDATYELLSSGETLGVFQLDGGGARSLLKMMQPKRIQDIMATIALYRPGPMGINSHVNYAMRRRGDQPVVYPHEEVIDALKPVIEDNYGLIVYQEDVIEVARRLAGYTLGRADMLRRAMGKKKKAVLDAEYETFQKGMKERGFSDAAVKAVWDALMPFADYGFGKAHAAAYGLVSYWTAYLKTHYPAEYMAAVLESVKDDKDKIAIYLGECRRMKIKVLPPDVNESQARFTPVGSDIRFGLTAIRNVGGNVVDGIVAAREHHGKARDFHAFLDQIPLVACNKRVIESLIKAGAFDSMGHTRRALMSIYEAAVDGVIDLKRNEAHGQSDLFGDLGVESSPVSGTVPDLEDWDKRTKLAFEREMLGLYVSDHPLQGLEHVLERERDLSISSLVGEDGPRDSMVTIAGMITSITRKTTKRGDIWAVITVEDLEASIEVLLFPKAYDLVSTVIAEDTVVRVKGRVRDDEDSIALIGQELSLPDVSAGPSGPVVISLPVTRCTPATIDKLAQILKSHPGMTEVQLKLKAPNKITTMRVGSQFRVTSSQPLMADLKAELGPSCLAG; from the coding sequence ATGTCACCTTCTGCCGGTCGGGACTCGTTCGTTCATCTGCACGTGCACTCGGAGTACTCGATGCTGGACGGCGCGGCCCGGATCGCGGATCTGATGGACGGTTGCCAGCAGATGGCGATGCCGGCGATCGGACTGACCGACCACGGCTACCTGTTCGGTGCCCACGAGTTCCATACCGCGGCGACCAGGGTGGGTGTCAAGCCGATCATCGGCCTCGAGGCGTACGTCACGCCGAAGACCCACCGCAGCGAACGCAAGCGGGTGCGCTGGGGTGACGGAGGCTCCGACGACGTGTCCGGCGGCGGTGCGTACACCCACATGACGTTGTGGGCCGAGACGACCGAGGGCATGCACAACCTCTTCCGGCTGGGCACCAGATCCTCGACCGAGGGCTACTTCTACAAGCCGCGGGCGGACCGGGAACTGCTCAACGAGTACGCCAGGGGCATGATCGCCAGCACCGGCTGCCCGTCGGGTGAGGTGCAGACCTACCTGCGGCTCGGCAAGTACGACGACGCGTTGGCCAGTGCAGCGGAGTTCCGGGACATCTTCGGCGCCGGCAACTACTACGTCGAGCTGATGGACCATGGTCTGGCCATCGAACGCCGGGTCCGGGAGGACCTGCTGCGGATCGCCAGGGACCTGAAGCTGCCGCTGGTCGCCACCAACGACCTGCACTACGCCCACGCAGAGGATGCCGACGCGCACGAGGTGTTGTTGTGCGTGCAGTCGGGATCGACGATGGCCGACGCCAACCGGTTCAAGCTGGACGGTGGCGGCTACTACCTGAAGTCGCCGGCCGAGATGCGCGAGCTGTTCCGCGAGCTGCCGGAGGCCTGTGACAGCACGCTGGAGATCGCCGAACGGTGCAACGTCGAGTTCACCCACGGCGAGGGCCGCTACATGCCGCGGTATCCGGTGCCCCAGGGCCATGACGAGACCAGTTGGTTCCTGCACGAGGTCGAGGAGGGGCTGAAGTTCCGCTATCCCGAGGGCATCGCGCCCGAGGTGAGACAGCGGGCCGAATTCGAGTCGGAGGTGATCATCGGCAAAGGCTTCCCGGGCTACTACCTGGTGGTCGCCGACTTCATGCAGTGGGCCAAGGACCGGGGCATCCGGACCGGTGTCCGGGGGTCGGGTGCAGGCTCGTTGTGCGCCTATGCGATGCGGATCACCGACCTCGATCCGCTGCAGTACAAGCTGACCTTCGAGCGGTTCCTGAACCCGGAACGGGAGTCGCTGCCCGACTTCGACGTCGACTTCGACGAGCGTCGCCGGGGCGAGGTGATCCGCTACGTCACCGAGAAGTACGGCAGCGAGCGGGTCGCCCAGATCGTCACCTACGGCACCATCAAGGCCAAACAGGCGGTCAAGGACGCCTCCCGGGTGCTCGGCTATCCGTTCGCCGTCGGGGAGAAGCTGACCAAGGCGATGCCGCCGCCGGTGATGGGCAAGGACATCGCGCTGCCGAAGCTGTTCGACAGGAACCACGACCGGTATTCCGAGGGCGGGGAGTTCCGCGCGCTCTATGAGTCCGACCCCGACGCCAAGAAGGTCGTCGACACCGCGATGGGCATCGAGGGGCTGAAGCGGCAGTGGGGCGTGCACGCTGCCGGCGTGATCATGTCCAGCGAGCCGTTGATCGACATCGTCCCGCTGATGAGGCGTGAGCAGGACGGCGCGATCATCACCCAGTTCGACTACGCCTATGCGCTGGAGCCGCTCGGCCTGGTCAAGATGGACTTCCTCGGCCTACGGAACCTGACCATCCTGGGCGACGCGGTGGAGAACGTGAAGCTCAACCGCGGCGTCGACATCGACCTCGACGCGCTGGGCAAGGATCCGACCGACGACGCGACCTACGAGCTGTTGAGCAGCGGCGAGACGCTCGGCGTCTTCCAGCTGGACGGCGGCGGCGCGCGGTCGCTGCTGAAGATGATGCAGCCCAAGCGCATCCAGGACATCATGGCGACCATTGCCCTCTACCGTCCGGGGCCGATGGGCATCAACTCCCACGTCAACTACGCGATGCGGCGGCGGGGTGATCAGCCGGTCGTCTATCCGCACGAGGAGGTCATTGACGCCCTCAAGCCGGTCATCGAGGACAACTACGGTCTGATCGTCTACCAGGAGGACGTCATCGAGGTGGCCCGCCGCCTCGCCGGCTACACCCTGGGCCGTGCGGACATGCTGCGCCGGGCGATGGGCAAGAAGAAGAAGGCCGTACTGGACGCGGAGTACGAGACCTTCCAGAAGGGGATGAAGGAGCGCGGCTTCTCCGACGCCGCGGTGAAGGCCGTCTGGGACGCGCTAATGCCGTTCGCCGACTACGGCTTCGGGAAGGCACACGCTGCGGCGTACGGCCTGGTCTCCTACTGGACCGCCTATCTGAAGACCCACTACCCGGCCGAGTACATGGCTGCGGTGCTCGAGTCGGTCAAGGACGACAAGGACAAGATCGCCATCTATCTCGGCGAGTGCCGGCGGATGAAGATCAAGGTGCTGCCGCCCGACGTCAACGAGTCGCAGGCACGCTTCACGCCCGTCGGGTCGGACATCCGCTTCGGACTCACCGCGATCCGCAACGTCGGCGGCAATGTCGTCGACGGCATCGTCGCGGCCCGCGAACACCACGGCAAGGCGCGGGACTTCCACGCCTTCCTCGACCAGATCCCGCTGGTGGCCTGCAACAAGCGGGTGATCGAGTCGTTGATCAAGGCCGGGGCGTTCGATTCGATGGGGCACACCCGCCGCGCCCTGATGAGCATCTACGAGGCCGCCGTCGACGGTGTGATCGATCTGAAGCGCAACGAGGCCCACGGACAGTCCGACCTGTTCGGTGATCTTGGTGTCGAGTCGTCGCCGGTGTCGGGAACGGTGCCCGACCTGGAGGACTGGGACAAGCGCACCAAGCTGGCCTTCGAACGGGAGATGCTCGGGCTGTACGTCAGTGATCACCCGTTGCAGGGGCTGGAGCACGTCCTGGAACGCGAACGCGATCTCAGCATCAGCAGCCTGGTCGGCGAGGACGGGCCGCGGGACAGCATGGTGACCATCGCGGGCATGATCACCAGCATCACCCGCAAGACCACCAAGCGTGGCGACATCTGGGCGGTGATCACCGTCGAGGACCTCGAGGCCTCGATCGAGGTCCTGCTGTTCCCGAAGGCGTACGACCTGGTGTCGACGGTGATCGCTGAGGACACCGTGGTGCGGGTCAAGGGCCGGGTGCGCGACGACGAGGATTCCATCGCGCTGATCGGCCAGGAGCTGAGCCTGCCCGACGTCTCCGCCGGACCGAGCGGACCGGTGGTGATCTCGCTGCCGGTCACCCGGTGCACGCCCGCCACGATCGACAAGCTGGCACAGATACTCAAGTCCCATCCCGGGATGACCGAGGTGCAGCTGAAGCTGAAGGCGCCGAACAAGATCACCACGATGCGGGTGGGCAGTCAGTTCCGGGTCACCTCATCCCAGCCGTTGATGGCCGACCTGAAGGCAGAACTCGGGCCGTCCTGTCTGGCGGGTTGA
- a CDS encoding OsmC family protein yields the protein MTGRQHHYVLTTRWTGNRGSGTSGYRDYGREHEVRMASKPDQVLLGSADPTFRGDAARFNPEELLLAALSQCHLLSYLHACVMAGVVVVDYSDQATGIMVTTADGGGHFTEVTLHPTVTIAAGSDPDAAEHAHETATRMCFIASSVNFPVRHEPTTIVAS from the coding sequence GTGACGGGCAGGCAACATCACTACGTTCTGACGACCAGGTGGACCGGCAACCGGGGGAGCGGGACCTCCGGTTACCGCGACTACGGGCGGGAACACGAGGTGCGGATGGCCAGCAAGCCCGACCAGGTGCTGCTCGGGTCCGCCGACCCGACCTTCCGCGGTGACGCCGCGCGATTCAACCCCGAGGAGTTGCTCCTGGCGGCGCTCAGCCAGTGCCATCTGCTGTCCTATCTGCATGCCTGCGTGATGGCCGGTGTGGTTGTGGTCGACTACAGCGACCAGGCCACCGGAATCATGGTCACCACCGCCGACGGCGGTGGGCACTTCACCGAAGTGACCCTGCACCCGACGGTGACCATCGCCGCGGGCTCCGACCCGGACGCGGCGGAGCATGCGCACGAGACGGCGACGAGGATGTGTTTCATCGCGTCGTCGGTGAACTTCCCGGTGCGGCACGAGCCGACGACCATCGTCGCGTCCTAG
- a CDS encoding SDR family oxidoreductase, producing the protein MNRPLDGKVMIVTGANSGIGEGIAREAAAQGAAVVIDWVTNGEATDKIVSDIAEAGGTASGFQADVSKVDQLAALIDFAVSDYGRLDVMVNNAGVEIGQTTADLTEDRYDFLMGINLKGAVFGTKLASDQMRKQGDGGVIINTSSVHEDWPMPSDLAYCVSKGGIRMLTRTAGVELGQYGIRVVGIGPGAIDTPINADDTPEETEALRRAIPLGYIGKPAEMGRVACFVASDAASYITATTIFADGGLMQKPGAV; encoded by the coding sequence ATGAACCGACCACTGGACGGCAAGGTGATGATCGTGACCGGAGCGAACTCCGGCATCGGGGAGGGCATCGCAAGGGAGGCTGCCGCCCAGGGTGCTGCGGTGGTGATCGACTGGGTCACCAACGGCGAAGCCACCGACAAGATCGTCTCCGACATCGCCGAGGCCGGCGGCACCGCGTCCGGCTTCCAGGCGGACGTCAGCAAGGTCGATCAACTCGCGGCCTTGATCGACTTCGCGGTCAGCGACTACGGCCGGTTGGACGTGATGGTGAACAACGCCGGCGTCGAGATCGGCCAGACCACCGCCGACCTCACCGAGGATCGGTACGACTTCCTGATGGGCATCAACCTCAAGGGAGCGGTGTTCGGCACCAAGCTGGCCTCGGACCAGATGCGCAAACAGGGTGACGGCGGCGTGATCATCAACACCAGCTCGGTCCACGAGGATTGGCCGATGCCCTCCGACCTCGCCTATTGCGTGTCCAAGGGCGGCATCCGGATGCTCACCCGTACCGCGGGCGTCGAACTCGGCCAGTACGGCATCCGCGTCGTCGGCATCGGCCCGGGCGCCATCGACACCCCGATCAACGCCGACGACACACCGGAGGAGACCGAGGCGCTCCGCCGGGCGATCCCGCTGGGCTACATCGGGAAGCCGGCCGAGATGGGCAGGGTGGCCTGTTTCGTCGCCTCGGATGCGGCGTCGTACATCACCGCGACGACGATCTTCGCCGACGGCGGCCTCATGCAGAAGCCGGGCGCCGTCTGA
- a CDS encoding ATP-dependent DNA ligase: MAQAEQTQTVTVDGRLLKISNLDKILYPQTGTTKGEVIAYYTAIARYMVPHLSGRPVTRKRWVHGVGTDAEPGPVFFQKNLPPSGVPDWVLRRRIEHRGGTNSYPVVEDTATLVWLAQLASLEIHVPQWRFDDDGNPLNPDRLVLDLDPGPGVGLPECSEVAHWARDLLDAIGLELFPVTSGSKGLHLYAHLDGNYSSADASKIAKEVAETLQKQHPDLVVAEMAKAQRTGKVFIDWSQNNGNKTTISPYSLRGRTRPMVAVPRSWDELDEDLEHLDFHEALRRVEEFGDLLQPLAPGGPAQPSAPDRLTKYRSMRDPDRTPEPVPATPPVPRTDGEPTFVIQEHHARRLHYDFRLEHDGVLVSWAVPKGVPIDTRTNHLAVQTEDHPIEYGSFQGIIPHAEYGGGEVIIFDTGTYTVEKWRDGREVIAILKGTKPGGVGTDCKVALIHTGGRGGQPENHWLMHLMSGNPSEPRPATDEQLKALHEQAEHSESMVWHSNRGDGNEEDGDETGTERTEPEFPPEIKPMLASSSDNPTFSRPDEWAFEMKWDGVRAICYLAGGRARILSRRGLDVTGTYPEIADALARLDVGNAVLDGEIVALDEQGRPSFSRLQNRINLSGPADVSRARRETPVQLVIFDIMYLNGRSLVKQTYDDRRAELEKLITGGRIQLPPSFDGDQEAAQIASTSLGMEGMVAKRRSSTYQPGGRGQTWVKIKNFHTQEVVVGGWRPGNGRRSGTVGSLLIGVPIAGDHKGRLRYIGRVGSGFSDAELGRITKLIAGMGRDDSPLEDVPRLDARDAHWIDPDLVGEVSYAEWTGDGRLRFPVWRGWRPDKSPEEVVVEE, encoded by the coding sequence ATGGCCCAGGCAGAGCAGACCCAGACGGTCACCGTCGACGGTCGGCTGCTCAAGATCAGCAATCTGGACAAGATCCTCTATCCGCAGACCGGGACCACCAAGGGCGAGGTGATCGCGTACTACACCGCGATCGCGCGCTACATGGTCCCGCACTTGTCCGGGCGTCCGGTGACCCGCAAACGGTGGGTGCACGGGGTCGGCACCGACGCCGAGCCGGGACCGGTGTTCTTCCAGAAGAACCTGCCGCCCAGCGGGGTCCCGGACTGGGTACTGCGGCGGCGGATCGAACATCGCGGCGGCACCAACAGCTACCCGGTCGTCGAGGACACCGCGACGCTGGTCTGGCTGGCGCAACTGGCATCGTTGGAGATCCACGTCCCGCAGTGGCGATTCGACGACGACGGCAATCCGCTCAATCCCGACCGGCTGGTCCTCGATCTTGATCCGGGACCCGGGGTCGGCCTGCCGGAGTGCTCGGAGGTGGCCCACTGGGCACGAGACCTGCTGGACGCGATCGGCCTGGAGCTCTTTCCGGTGACCAGTGGCAGCAAGGGCCTGCACCTGTACGCCCATCTGGACGGCAACTACAGCTCGGCCGACGCCTCCAAGATCGCCAAGGAGGTCGCCGAGACGCTGCAGAAGCAGCATCCCGATCTTGTCGTCGCTGAGATGGCCAAGGCCCAGCGCACCGGCAAGGTGTTCATCGACTGGAGTCAGAACAACGGCAACAAGACGACCATCTCGCCGTACTCGCTGCGCGGACGCACCCGGCCGATGGTGGCCGTACCACGCAGCTGGGACGAACTCGATGAGGATCTGGAGCACCTCGACTTCCACGAGGCATTACGCAGGGTCGAGGAGTTCGGCGACCTTCTCCAGCCCCTTGCACCGGGCGGTCCTGCCCAACCGTCCGCGCCGGACCGGTTGACCAAGTACCGGAGCATGCGCGACCCGGACAGGACGCCCGAGCCGGTGCCCGCCACCCCACCGGTTCCCCGGACCGACGGTGAACCGACCTTCGTGATCCAGGAACACCACGCCCGGCGATTGCACTATGACTTCCGTCTGGAACACGACGGTGTGCTGGTCAGCTGGGCCGTGCCCAAGGGTGTGCCGATCGACACCCGCACCAATCACCTGGCGGTCCAGACCGAAGATCATCCGATCGAGTACGGCTCCTTCCAGGGGATCATCCCGCACGCCGAGTACGGCGGTGGTGAGGTGATCATCTTCGACACCGGGACGTACACGGTCGAGAAGTGGCGGGACGGTCGGGAGGTGATCGCGATCTTGAAGGGCACCAAGCCCGGCGGCGTCGGCACCGACTGCAAGGTCGCGCTGATCCACACCGGCGGACGCGGCGGGCAGCCGGAGAACCATTGGCTGATGCACCTGATGTCGGGCAACCCGTCCGAACCCCGGCCGGCGACCGATGAGCAGCTGAAGGCGCTGCATGAACAGGCCGAGCATTCCGAATCCATGGTCTGGCACTCCAACCGCGGCGACGGGAACGAAGAGGACGGCGACGAAACCGGCACCGAGCGAACCGAGCCGGAGTTCCCGCCCGAGATCAAGCCCATGCTGGCCAGCTCGTCGGACAATCCCACCTTCTCCAGACCCGACGAGTGGGCATTCGAGATGAAGTGGGACGGCGTCCGGGCGATCTGCTATCTGGCGGGCGGCCGCGCGAGGATTCTCAGCCGGCGCGGCCTCGACGTCACCGGAACCTATCCGGAGATCGCCGACGCCCTCGCGCGGCTCGACGTCGGGAATGCCGTGCTGGACGGTGAGATCGTCGCGCTGGACGAGCAGGGCCGGCCGAGCTTCTCCCGCTTGCAGAACCGGATCAACCTGAGCGGGCCGGCAGATGTCAGCCGGGCCCGCAGGGAAACGCCCGTCCAACTGGTCATCTTCGACATCATGTATCTCAACGGCCGGTCGCTGGTGAAACAGACCTACGACGATCGACGTGCCGAACTGGAGAAGTTGATCACCGGAGGCAGGATTCAGCTGCCGCCGAGTTTCGACGGTGATCAGGAGGCCGCCCAGATCGCCAGCACCAGCCTGGGTATGGAGGGAATGGTCGCCAAGCGCCGCAGCTCCACCTACCAACCCGGCGGACGTGGCCAGACCTGGGTCAAGATCAAGAACTTCCACACCCAGGAGGTCGTCGTCGGCGGCTGGCGGCCCGGCAACGGCAGGCGTTCCGGAACCGTCGGGTCACTGCTGATCGGAGTCCCGATCGCGGGTGATCACAAGGGTCGGCTGCGCTACATCGGCCGCGTCGGCAGCGGATTCTCCGACGCCGAACTCGGTCGGATCACCAAGCTCATCGCCGGCATGGGACGGGACGACTCGCCCCTGGAGGACGTACCGCGGCTGGATGCCCGGGACGCCCACTGGATCGACCCGGACCTGGTCGGGGAGGTCAGCTATGCCGAGTGGACCGGTGACGGTCGGTTGCGCTTTCCGGTCTGGCGTGGCTGGCGACCGGACAAGAGTCCCGAAGAAGTCGTCGTCGAGGAATGA
- the ybaK gene encoding Cys-tRNA(Pro) deacylase, translated as MAKSKRAAADSGGTPATVALSRAGISFVLRPYRHDDLVTDFGNEAAAQLGVDRRQIFKTLVADLGGGLAVAVVPVAEQLDLKALARVYGVKKAQLADPQAAARSSGYVLGGISPIGQRTKLPTVIDSSCRNFPTVLVSAGRRGLQVELAPDDLATATDGVLARITG; from the coding sequence GTGGCGAAATCGAAGCGGGCGGCGGCCGATTCCGGGGGTACTCCGGCAACCGTCGCGCTGTCCAGGGCCGGGATCAGCTTCGTCCTGCGCCCCTACCGGCACGACGACCTGGTGACCGACTTCGGCAACGAGGCCGCAGCGCAGCTCGGGGTGGACCGGAGGCAGATCTTCAAAACGCTGGTCGCAGACCTGGGTGGCGGGCTCGCCGTGGCGGTCGTACCGGTCGCCGAACAGCTCGATCTGAAGGCGCTGGCCCGGGTGTACGGGGTCAAGAAGGCGCAGCTGGCCGATCCGCAGGCGGCAGCCCGCAGCAGCGGGTACGTGCTCGGCGGGATCTCCCCGATCGGGCAGCGGACCAAGCTCCCCACGGTGATCGACAGCAGCTGTCGGAACTTCCCCACCGTCCTGGTCAGCGCCGGTCGGCGCGGTCTCCAGGTCGAGCTCGCCCCCGACGATCTGGCCACCGCCACCGACGGCGTCCTGGCCCGGATCACTGGTTGA